A window from Citrus sinensis cultivar Valencia sweet orange chromosome 3, DVS_A1.0, whole genome shotgun sequence encodes these proteins:
- the LOC102629006 gene encoding RPM1 interacting protein 13-like, with amino-acid sequence MGESELEVIEISPISLKMSGSKEEDEDGTPVRPVFCLKRNTDLKHFEETEDCFILDFDPFESVDISKLSVSKTLDSADDANNDISVIAEKGQVACRDYPHSRHLCVKFPFDATSHESYCELCYCYVCDSAAPCIFWTEPEPAHCHAEHIGDWKRKRSMTKQTINK; translated from the exons ATGGGGGAAAGTGAGTTGGAGGTGATAGAGATATCGCCAATTTCTTTGAAGATGAGTGGTTCTAAAGAGGAAGATGAAGATGGGACTCCAGTTAGACCTGTATTTTGCCTCAAAAGAAATACAGACTTGAAGCATTTTGAAGAAACTGAGGATtgctttattcttgattttgaCCCATTTGAGTCTGTTGATATTAGCAAGCTCTCCGTGTCCAAGACTCTTGATTCTGCCGATGATGCTAACAATGACATCTCTGTCATTGCCGAAAAAGGCCAG GTGGCCTGCAGAGATTATCCACATTCAAGGCATCTCTGTGTGAAATTCCCATTTGACGCAACATCTCATGAGAGCTACTGTGAACTG TGTTACTGCTATGTTTGTGATTCGGCTGCACCATGCATTTTCTGGACTGAACCTGAACCGGCGCATTGCCATGCTGAGCATATTGGTGATTGGAAGAGGAAGAGATCAATGACAAAACAGACCATTAATAAATGA
- the LOC102628734 gene encoding nascent polypeptide-associated complex subunit alpha-like protein 2, with amino-acid sequence MSPPAPIVETPVEEPEKIKPQDEDEPVVEDVKDDEEEDDDHDNDDDDEDDDDNKDDGAQGGSSKQSRSEKKSRKAMLKLGMKPVTGVSRVTIKRTKNILFFISKPDVFKSPNSETYVIFGEAKIEDLSSQLQTQAAQQFRMPDMGSVMAKPDASSAAAGAQQDEEEEEVDETAVEPRDIDLVMTQAGVSRSKAVKALKTHNGDIVSAIMELTT; translated from the exons atgtcGCCACCAGCTCCCATCGTTGAGACACCAGTCGAGGAACCTGAAAAAATTAAGCCTCAG GATGAGGATGAGCCTGTAGTTGAAGATGTTAAGGACgatgaggaagaagatgatgacCACGACAATGACGATGATGACGAGGACGACGATGACAACAAAGACGATGGAGCTCAAG GAGGGAGTTCAAAGCAGAGCAGAAGTGAGAAAAAGAGCCGCAAGGCAATGCTGAAGTTGGGCATGAAACCTGTAACAGGAGTTAGCAGGGTAACCATCAAGAGAACCAAAAAT ATACTATTTTTCATCTCAAAGCCTGATGTTTTCAAGAGCCCAAATTCTGAAACGTACGTCATATTTGGGGAAGCCAAAATAGAGGATTTGAGCTCCCAGCTGCAGACACAGGCTGCCCAGCAGTTCAGGATGCCTGACATGGGATCGGTGATGGCGAAACCAGATGCCTcttctgctgctgctggtgCACAACAAGATGAGGAAGAGGAGGAAGTTGATGAGACGGCAGTTGAGCCTCGGGACATTGATTTGGTCATGACACAGGCCGGTGTCTCAAGAAGCAAGGCTGTCAAAGCTCTGAAGACACATAATGGAGACATTGTTAGTGCTATCATGGAGCTTACTACTTGA